In Xenorhabdus poinarii G6, the following are encoded in one genomic region:
- the sixA gene encoding phosphohistidine phosphatase SixA, translating to MYVFIMRHGEAALAASSDATRELTPKGCQESQQMADWLSQQRPGMDCVLVSPYIRAIQTLKAVRESLILPDNAEVLTELTPSGDSALVASYLHVLSTQGYQSVLVVSHLPLVGYLVSELCPGQAPPMFVTSGIACVELDQQTEKGCLLWQTSPAQLAARR from the coding sequence ATGTACGTTTTTATTATGCGTCACGGTGAGGCAGCTTTAGCGGCAAGTAGTGATGCAACCCGGGAGCTGACACCGAAAGGATGCCAGGAATCACAGCAGATGGCGGATTGGCTTTCGCAACAACGGCCTGGCATGGATTGTGTTTTGGTCAGTCCGTATATTCGCGCAATACAAACGTTAAAGGCGGTGCGAGAAAGTCTGATACTGCCTGACAATGCCGAAGTGCTGACTGAGTTAACACCATCAGGGGATAGCGCACTAGTTGCCAGTTATTTACACGTTTTATCAACACAGGGATACCAATCGGTATTGGTGGTTTCCCATTTACCTTTGGTCGGGTATTTGGTTTCTGAACTTTGTCCGGGGCAGGCTCCCCCGATGTTTGTTACCTCCGGTATTGCTTGTGTCGAATTAGATCAACAAACCGAAAAAGGGTGTCTGTTGTGGCAAACCTCTCCGGCACAGTTGGCAGCAAGGCGTTAA
- the smrB gene encoding endonuclease SmrB — MKRKHQLNSEDISLFRTSVTGTRRIQQDTVSHPPKRKKITQLAPERLMQEQVDASYYFSDEFQPNLEMEGPTRYIREGDNHYELKKLRRGDYTPELFLDLHGLTQLQAKQEIGALIAACRREYVYCACVMHGHGKRILKQQIPLWLAQHPDIIAFHQAPKAWGGNAALLILVEMDESAQR, encoded by the coding sequence ATGAAGAGAAAACATCAACTAAACTCAGAAGACATTAGTCTATTTAGAACCTCTGTGACGGGAACGCGTCGTATTCAGCAAGATACGGTTTCTCATCCCCCAAAAAGAAAAAAAATCACCCAGCTTGCCCCTGAACGTTTGATGCAAGAACAGGTTGATGCCAGTTACTATTTTTCCGATGAATTCCAGCCCAATCTGGAGATGGAAGGCCCTACCCGTTACATCCGGGAAGGCGACAATCATTATGAATTAAAGAAATTGCGGCGTGGGGATTATACCCCGGAGCTTTTTCTGGACTTACATGGGCTAACTCAGTTACAGGCTAAGCAAGAAATTGGCGCTTTGATCGCTGCCTGCCGCCGCGAATATGTCTATTGTGCCTGTGTTATGCATGGTCACGGTAAGCGCATTCTCAAGCAGCAAATTCCATTATGGCTGGCTCAACATCCTGATATTATTGCTTTTCATCAAGCGCCCAAAGCGTGGGGAGGAAACGCTGCGTTACTCATTTTAGTCGAGATGGATGAGTCTGCGCAGCGCTAA
- the hutI gene encoding imidazolonepropionase translates to MSIELRDTDVIWRNARLATMNPAIKTRFHKSIEGKDIDNESLYSIVEQHDLIVRDEKILAILPTNRVPKNQCKVIDVQQRLITPGLIDCHTHLVFGGNRASEWEQRLNGVSYEEISAKGGGINATVNATRHSSAQQLETVSQKRLNALIAEGVTTIEIKSGYGLDRENEEKQLNVVNALAQKNPIDISPTLLSAHAVPPEYQHDPDAYIDLVCDSILPALWQKQLFDAVDVFCETVGFTLDQTKRLFDTAKRLKIPVKGHVEQLSNLGGSELVAEYQGLSVDHIEYLDEKGIEAIRRSGTVAVLLPGAFYFLRETQRPPIALLRQYGVPMAISTDFNPGTSPFASLRLIMNMACVQFGLTPAEAWQGVTIHAARALGRAESHGQLAAGFMANFVVWDAQNPVDILYELGHNPLVYRVYQGEIMHRNDLALRSVSNHERG, encoded by the coding sequence ATGTCAATTGAACTAAGAGACACTGATGTCATATGGCGTAATGCCAGACTTGCTACCATGAACCCTGCCATTAAAACCCGCTTTCATAAAAGCATTGAAGGTAAAGATATTGATAATGAAAGTCTTTACAGCATAGTAGAACAACACGATCTTATCGTCAGGGATGAGAAAATCCTGGCGATTTTACCGACCAATCGCGTCCCCAAAAATCAGTGTAAGGTCATTGACGTACAGCAGCGCTTGATCACCCCGGGCTTAATCGATTGCCACACCCACTTAGTGTTTGGTGGCAATCGAGCCTCGGAATGGGAACAGCGTTTGAACGGTGTCTCTTATGAAGAAATTAGTGCAAAAGGCGGCGGCATTAATGCGACGGTCAATGCCACTCGTCATAGTTCCGCCCAACAATTGGAAACCGTCTCCCAAAAGCGGCTTAATGCCCTGATTGCTGAAGGGGTGACAACGATTGAGATAAAATCAGGTTATGGGTTGGATCGGGAAAATGAAGAAAAACAGTTAAATGTTGTCAACGCGTTGGCACAGAAAAATCCCATCGACATTAGCCCGACATTACTGTCGGCCCATGCTGTTCCTCCTGAATATCAACATGATCCTGATGCTTATATCGATTTAGTGTGTGATTCCATTCTGCCTGCTCTCTGGCAAAAGCAGTTATTCGATGCCGTCGATGTATTTTGTGAAACAGTGGGTTTTACACTGGATCAGACCAAACGTCTTTTTGATACCGCAAAACGTCTGAAAATCCCGGTCAAAGGGCATGTTGAACAACTGTCCAATTTGGGCGGAAGTGAACTGGTTGCTGAATATCAAGGTTTGTCCGTTGATCATATTGAATATTTGGATGAAAAGGGCATTGAAGCTATTCGCCGTAGTGGCACCGTGGCTGTATTGTTGCCCGGCGCCTTCTATTTTCTGCGAGAAACGCAACGTCCGCCCATTGCATTATTGCGCCAATACGGAGTCCCGATGGCGATTTCGACAGATTTTAATCCCGGCACCAGCCCGTTTGCCTCTTTGCGTCTGATCATGAATATGGCGTGCGTACAATTTGGTTTAACACCCGCAGAAGCCTGGCAGGGCGTCACCATTCATGCTGCCCGGGCATTAGGACGGGCTGAGAGTCATGGTCAGTTGGCGGCAGGTTTTATGGCGAATTTTGTTGTCTGGGATGCTCAGAACCCCGTTGATATCTTATATGAGTTAGGACATAACCCATTGGTTTATCGTGTTTATCAGGGGGAGATCATGCATCGAAATGACCTGGCCCTCCGTTCCGTTAGCAATCATGAAAGAGGGTGA
- the hutG gene encoding formimidoylglutamase, which yields MNLWQPTSENIWQGRNDLVEADNALRIFQTIKQPASFSPAKFPHHIALLGFECDEGVKLNQGRPGAKLGAEYLRQALANLASHDGHDRLVDLGNIRANPGELCEAQAALSEAVFACQQHNMKTLIFGGGHETAFAHGMGIYRAFPTQRVGIINFDAHLDLRNAPQPTSGTPFRQLAHYCQQHQRPFNYSCVGASLAANTQALLDEANHLDVMIIWDMHCIASLDKVQQQLQDFINQLDVIYMTIDLDVLPIWQMPAVSAPAALGVPLERLLPLVQLICQSKKLQAVDLVELNPLYDMQGMGGKVAARLAWQLVHWWNG from the coding sequence ATGAATTTATGGCAGCCAACATCGGAAAATATTTGGCAAGGGCGTAACGATCTCGTTGAAGCGGATAATGCTTTACGGATATTCCAGACAATCAAACAACCCGCGAGTTTCTCCCCGGCAAAATTTCCTCATCATATTGCTTTATTGGGGTTTGAATGTGATGAAGGCGTCAAACTTAATCAGGGACGTCCGGGGGCGAAATTAGGCGCTGAATATTTGCGTCAAGCGCTGGCAAATCTGGCTAGCCATGACGGGCATGATAGGTTGGTGGATTTGGGGAATATTCGGGCAAATCCGGGTGAATTGTGTGAAGCACAGGCTGCGCTTAGTGAGGCGGTATTCGCCTGCCAGCAGCATAATATGAAAACATTGATTTTTGGGGGCGGACATGAAACCGCATTTGCGCATGGCATGGGGATCTATCGTGCGTTTCCGACGCAGCGGGTTGGTATCATTAATTTTGATGCGCATTTGGATCTGCGCAATGCACCGCAGCCGACATCAGGCACACCATTCCGGCAACTTGCCCATTATTGTCAACAGCATCAACGTCCCTTTAATTACAGTTGTGTTGGCGCCAGCCTGGCAGCGAATACGCAAGCGTTGTTAGATGAGGCGAATCATCTTGATGTCATGATTATCTGGGATATGCACTGTATTGCGTCGCTAGATAAGGTACAGCAGCAGTTACAAGATTTCATTAATCAGCTCGATGTCATTTATATGACTATTGATTTAGACGTCCTGCCAATTTGGCAAATGCCGGCCGTTTCTGCGCCCGCGGCGTTAGGTGTTCCGCTGGAACGTTTATTGCCATTAGTTCAACTAATCTGTCAGAGTAAAAAGTTGCAAGCCGTAGATTTAGTCGAGCTTAATCCTTTGTATGATATGCAGGGGATGGGGGGGAAAGTAGCGGCTCGCTTGGCATGGCAATTAGTGCACTGGTGGAATGGATAA
- the hutC gene encoding histidine utilization repressor, whose protein sequence is MTDDLPEIHTKPVPLYAKLKQAIIEKIYTGEWKPHDRVPSEAELVKQFNCSRMTANRALRELTAEGFLFRLQGVGSFVSEPKGQSALFEIHSIADEIAARANQHRCKVLKLSEVSANMTQAAEFSIAVGAPLYHSIIIHYENDVPVQIEDRYVNVQAAPAYLKQDFGRQTAHDYLSQVAPLTEGEHVVEAIAGDARSCRLLQIDVNTPCLLISRRTWSKKFIVSSARLLFPGHRYKLKGRFSS, encoded by the coding sequence GTGACAGACGATTTACCAGAGATACACACCAAACCCGTGCCTTTGTATGCGAAATTAAAGCAAGCGATTATCGAAAAGATCTACACGGGGGAGTGGAAACCGCATGATCGAGTGCCTTCTGAGGCGGAATTGGTCAAGCAGTTTAACTGTAGTCGTATGACAGCAAACAGGGCATTAAGGGAACTGACGGCAGAAGGTTTTCTATTCCGTTTGCAGGGGGTGGGATCGTTTGTTTCTGAGCCGAAAGGACAATCTGCTTTATTTGAAATTCACAGTATCGCAGATGAAATCGCTGCCCGTGCTAATCAGCATCGTTGCAAGGTGCTGAAACTGTCTGAAGTGAGTGCGAATATGACCCAAGCGGCGGAATTCAGTATTGCGGTAGGTGCACCGCTCTACCATTCCATCATCATACATTATGAAAATGATGTCCCGGTGCAAATTGAGGATCGCTATGTCAATGTTCAGGCAGCGCCCGCGTACCTGAAACAAGATTTCGGCCGGCAGACAGCGCACGATTATCTCTCTCAGGTAGCACCATTAACGGAGGGAGAACACGTTGTTGAGGCCATTGCCGGTGATGCCCGCTCTTGTCGATTATTGCAGATTGATGTGAATACCCCCTGTTTATTAATCAGCCGTCGCACGTGGTCGAAAAAATTTATTGTTTCCAGTGCCAGGTTATTGTTTCCCGGCCATCGGTATAAATTGAAAGGGCGTTTTAGTTCATAA
- the hutU gene encoding urocanate hydratase, with product MTMQNNKFSNVTIRSPKGTQLTAKSWQTEAPLRMLMNNLDPDVAENPCELVVYGGIGRAARNWACYEKIVETLKNLENDETLLVQSGKPVGVFKTHENAPRVLIANSNLVPHWATWAHFNELDAKGLAMYGQMTAGSWIYIGSQGIVQGTYETFVEAGRQHYNGNLTGRWVLTAGLGGMGGAQPLAATLAGASSLTIECQQSRIDFRLRTKYVDEQAVDLDDALARLERYTQEGKAVSIALCGNAAEILPELVRRGVRPDMVTDQTSAHDPLHGYLPVGWTWEEYCRRADIEPDEVIRAAKASMAVHVAAMLAFQQQGIPTFDYGNNLRQMAKESGIENAFDFPGFVPAYIRPLFCRGIGPFRWAALSGDPEDIYKTDAKVKALLPDDSHLHRWLDMARERIHFQGLPARICWVGLGARAKLGLVFNEMVRSGELSAPIVIGRDHLDSGSVASPNRETESMLDGSDAVSDWPLLNALLNTASGATWVSLHHGGGVGMGFSQHSGMVIVCDGTDEAAERIARVLHNDPATGVMRHADAGYEEAIQCAKAQGLHLPMLNLPLTDAK from the coding sequence GTGACGATGCAAAACAATAAATTCAGCAACGTAACCATTCGCTCTCCCAAAGGGACGCAACTCACGGCAAAAAGTTGGCAGACCGAAGCACCCCTTCGTATGCTCATGAATAATCTTGATCCTGACGTGGCAGAAAACCCCTGCGAACTGGTTGTTTATGGTGGAATTGGTCGCGCAGCCAGAAACTGGGCGTGCTATGAGAAAATCGTGGAGACGCTGAAAAATCTGGAAAATGACGAAACGCTGCTGGTGCAATCAGGCAAGCCGGTCGGGGTGTTTAAGACACATGAAAACGCGCCGCGCGTCTTAATTGCCAATTCAAATTTAGTGCCACATTGGGCGACATGGGCGCATTTCAATGAACTGGATGCCAAAGGGCTGGCAATGTATGGTCAGATGACCGCGGGGAGTTGGATATACATCGGAAGCCAGGGCATTGTTCAGGGAACTTACGAAACGTTTGTCGAAGCGGGTCGCCAACATTACAACGGCAATTTAACCGGACGTTGGGTATTAACTGCGGGTTTAGGGGGGATGGGTGGCGCACAACCACTGGCCGCAACATTGGCGGGAGCGTCTTCGTTAACCATCGAATGCCAGCAAAGCCGCATTGATTTTCGTCTGCGCACCAAATATGTTGATGAACAGGCGGTTGATCTGGATGATGCGTTGGCTCGTCTTGAACGTTATACCCAAGAAGGTAAAGCCGTATCCATTGCATTGTGTGGTAATGCCGCCGAGATCTTACCTGAGTTGGTACGCCGTGGTGTGCGTCCTGATATGGTGACAGACCAAACCAGTGCCCATGATCCATTACATGGCTATTTGCCGGTAGGTTGGACGTGGGAAGAGTATTGCCGTCGTGCCGACATAGAACCTGACGAGGTGATCCGGGCGGCGAAAGCGTCAATGGCGGTTCATGTTGCAGCGATGCTGGCTTTCCAGCAACAGGGAATACCAACATTCGATTATGGTAATAACCTCCGCCAAATGGCGAAAGAATCCGGTATTGAAAATGCCTTTGATTTCCCCGGTTTTGTGCCTGCCTACATTCGCCCTCTGTTTTGTCGTGGCATTGGTCCTTTCCGTTGGGCGGCACTTTCCGGTGATCCTGAGGATATTTATAAAACTGATGCAAAAGTGAAAGCGTTGCTGCCGGATGACAGCCATTTACATCGCTGGCTGGATATGGCAAGAGAGCGAATTCACTTCCAGGGGTTACCTGCCCGTATTTGTTGGGTGGGGTTGGGTGCGCGGGCCAAATTAGGATTGGTATTCAATGAAATGGTGCGTAGCGGGGAGCTGTCTGCACCTATCGTCATTGGCCGTGACCATCTGGACTCCGGCTCGGTTGCCAGCCCTAATCGTGAAACAGAATCCATGTTAGATGGCTCTGACGCGGTTTCTGATTGGCCGTTGCTAAATGCCTTGTTGAATACCGCCAGCGGCGCGACCTGGGTTTCTCTGCATCATGGCGGTGGTGTTGGTATGGGATTCTCTCAACATTCTGGCATGGTCATTGTTTGTGACGGAACGGACGAAGCTGCTGAACGTATTGCCCGTGTATTACACAATGATCCGGCAACGGGAGTGATGCGCCATGCCGATGCGGGTTATGAAGAGGCTATCCAATGTGCGAAAGCGCAGGGGCTGCACCTGCCAATGTTAAATCTGCCCCTGACCGATGCAAAATAA
- the hutH gene encoding histidine ammonia-lyase, with translation MKNITIRPGKMTFEELRHVYQHPVHITLDDHCFSAIENSVACVNRIISENRTAYGINTGFGLLANTRIAEHDLAALQRSIVLSHAAGVGEPLSDEIVRLMMVLKINSLARGYSGIRLEVIQGLVALVNAEVYPYIPGKGSVGASGDLAPLAHMSLLLLGEGKARYRGEWLPANVALEKVGLKPICLVAKEGLALLNGTQTSTAFALKGLFAAEALLSSAIICGALSVEAALGSRKPFDARIHDARGQKGQIDVAALYRLVLEEQSDISASHQHCSKVQDPYSLRCQPQVMGACLTQIRHAANVIMTEANAVSDNPLVFAEEDEVISGGNFHAEPIAMASDNLAIALAEIGALSERRIALLMDSNMSQLPPFLVENSGVNSGFMIAQVTAAALASENKALAHPASVDSLPTSANQEDHVSMAPAAGRRLWEMADNVRGILAIEWLTACQGMDFRQGLKSSPILEKARHILRDKVAHYDKDRFFAPDIDDAIQLLAEQQLSALLPAGKIFEH, from the coding sequence ATGAAAAATATCACTATTCGTCCAGGAAAAATGACGTTTGAAGAGTTACGCCATGTTTATCAGCATCCTGTTCACATTACTTTAGATGACCATTGTTTTTCAGCCATTGAAAACAGTGTGGCGTGTGTCAATCGTATCATCAGTGAAAACCGAACAGCGTATGGGATCAATACGGGGTTTGGTTTGTTAGCGAATACCCGTATTGCAGAACACGATTTGGCAGCATTGCAGCGGTCTATCGTGTTGTCACACGCGGCGGGCGTCGGTGAACCGTTGTCGGATGAGATTGTTCGCTTGATGATGGTGTTGAAGATCAATAGCCTCGCCCGGGGGTATTCCGGTATTCGTCTGGAGGTCATTCAGGGCCTGGTCGCTTTGGTCAATGCGGAAGTTTACCCCTATATTCCCGGCAAAGGGTCAGTGGGCGCTTCCGGTGATTTAGCGCCACTGGCCCATATGAGCCTGTTATTACTGGGGGAAGGTAAAGCCCGTTATCGTGGTGAATGGCTGCCCGCAAACGTTGCACTGGAAAAAGTGGGGCTCAAACCAATTTGTCTTGTGGCAAAAGAAGGATTGGCGCTACTTAACGGCACCCAAACTTCCACGGCTTTCGCTTTAAAAGGGCTGTTTGCTGCGGAAGCGTTATTGTCATCAGCCATTATTTGTGGTGCCTTATCGGTTGAAGCCGCGCTGGGTTCCCGTAAGCCATTTGATGCCCGTATTCATGATGCACGGGGTCAGAAAGGCCAAATTGATGTGGCTGCTCTTTACCGTTTGGTATTGGAAGAACAGAGTGATATTTCTGCCTCTCACCAACACTGCTCGAAAGTTCAGGACCCTTATTCCTTACGTTGCCAGCCACAAGTGATGGGCGCTTGTTTAACCCAAATCCGCCATGCTGCGAATGTCATTATGACAGAAGCTAATGCTGTCTCAGATAACCCGCTGGTATTTGCTGAGGAAGATGAAGTGATTTCTGGTGGTAACTTCCACGCTGAACCCATCGCGATGGCATCGGATAATCTGGCGATCGCTTTAGCGGAAATAGGTGCATTATCAGAACGCCGCATCGCTTTATTGATGGACAGTAATATGTCTCAGTTGCCCCCATTTTTAGTCGAAAATAGTGGGGTGAATTCTGGTTTCATGATTGCGCAGGTAACGGCGGCGGCGCTGGCAAGCGAAAATAAAGCATTGGCGCATCCTGCCAGTGTTGATAGTTTACCCACATCGGCCAATCAGGAAGATCATGTTTCAATGGCGCCGGCGGCGGGTCGCCGCTTATGGGAAATGGCAGATAATGTGCGTGGAATTTTAGCGATTGAATGGTTGACCGCATGTCAGGGCATGGATTTTCGCCAGGGTTTGAAGAGTAGCCCAATATTGGAGAAAGCCCGCCATATTCTCCGTGATAAAGTGGCGCACTACGATAAAGATCGCTTTTTTGCGCCAGATATTGATGACGCCATTCAATTGTTGGCTGAACAGCAACTCTCTGCATTATTGCCTGCCGGAAAGATTTTCGAACACTGA
- a CDS encoding amino acid permease: protein MQNISQLKRGLSVRHIRFMALGSAIGTGLFYGSAEAIKAAGPAVLLAYAIGGAAVFMVMRALGEMAVHRAAPGSFSYYATHYLGPLAGFLTGWTYVFEMLVVCLADITAFGIYMKLWFPHVDQWIWVLSIVFFIGAINLCNVKVFGEMEFWLSIIKVAAIIAMIMGGFAIMMYGFGQEAGHVTGLSNLWEQGGFMPNGIAGVIASFTVVMFAFGGIEVIGITASEAKNPEKSIPRAINAVPFRILLFYVLTLFVLMCIYPWNQVGQNGSPFVQIFSSLGINSAANILNVIVITAAISAINSDIFGAGRMMYGMAQEKQAPASFTQLTKNGVPWVTVVSMSGILLVGVVLNYLLPGKVFGIIASIATFATVWVWLMILLSQYMMRRKMSPEEAKQLKFPIPFWPIAPILTIAFMAFVIAVLGYFPNTRIALYVGIVWIVLLTMSYYVWVKKSNNR, encoded by the coding sequence ATGCAAAACATCTCACAACTCAAACGCGGGTTAAGCGTGCGCCACATCCGATTTATGGCTCTGGGATCGGCAATTGGCACGGGGCTTTTCTATGGTTCGGCGGAGGCGATTAAAGCTGCAGGCCCTGCGGTATTGTTGGCTTATGCAATAGGTGGTGCTGCGGTTTTTATGGTCATGCGAGCATTGGGGGAAATGGCGGTGCATCGTGCGGCACCGGGATCTTTCTCTTATTATGCCACCCACTACTTAGGGCCATTGGCGGGTTTTTTAACCGGCTGGACTTATGTATTTGAAATGTTAGTCGTTTGTCTTGCCGATATCACGGCATTTGGCATTTATATGAAACTCTGGTTTCCCCATGTGGATCAGTGGATTTGGGTGCTCAGTATTGTCTTTTTCATTGGGGCAATAAACTTATGCAATGTCAAAGTGTTTGGTGAAATGGAATTTTGGCTTTCCATCATTAAAGTGGCGGCCATTATCGCTATGATTATGGGGGGTTTTGCCATCATGATGTATGGATTTGGTCAGGAAGCGGGGCATGTCACCGGCCTGTCGAATTTATGGGAACAGGGTGGATTTATGCCAAATGGCATAGCGGGCGTGATCGCCTCGTTCACGGTCGTGATGTTTGCTTTTGGCGGTATTGAAGTCATCGGTATCACGGCCAGTGAGGCTAAAAATCCAGAGAAATCCATCCCACGCGCCATCAATGCTGTTCCGTTCCGTATTCTGCTGTTTTATGTCCTTACCCTGTTTGTGTTGATGTGCATTTATCCGTGGAATCAAGTAGGGCAAAATGGCAGCCCATTTGTTCAGATATTCTCCAGTTTAGGCATTAATTCCGCCGCCAATATTTTGAATGTCATCGTCATCACCGCCGCAATTTCGGCAATCAACAGTGATATTTTTGGTGCGGGACGCATGATGTATGGCATGGCGCAAGAAAAACAGGCGCCGGCTTCTTTTACGCAGTTGACTAAAAACGGTGTACCGTGGGTTACGGTGGTGTCCATGTCAGGGATCTTGTTGGTCGGTGTGGTTTTAAATTATCTCCTGCCCGGAAAAGTGTTCGGCATTATTGCTTCCATCGCGACATTTGCCACCGTCTGGGTATGGCTGATGATTCTGTTGTCGCAATATATGATGCGCCGTAAGATGTCGCCAGAAGAAGCCAAACAACTTAAATTCCCGATACCTTTCTGGCCAATTGCACCGATCCTGACGATTGCTTTTATGGCCTTTGTTATTGCGGTTCTGGGTTATTTCCCCAATACCCGGATTGCATTATACGTAGGGATAGTTTGGATAGTATTACTGACGATGAGCTATTATGTCTGGGTGAAAAAATCAAATAATCGCTAG
- a CDS encoding AEC family transporter — translation MFMIVAPIFLVIFIGYCFGRLRPDSGLSDKLINDYVLYIALPALLFLAIARADISELQQWGFIAATLVGICVVYVLGMLLAKVMGVSLPQSSILSMGACYGTTGYMGVPILIAVYGESAALPAAIATILHNIPAIMAVIITYDIFSTHRSAGKISIHQSFIGALKTTFSNPLTISVIAGLIFVGFGLPVPRFLQTFAEFLGHAAGPTALFALGLGLSRLKVKEHINGEALKLALPMLLLKLGVQPLITFICAYFLFGMQQVNDIWLITAIVMAAQPIGAGVYVFANKYGFKQEVISFSIIISLLIALVTIPTILQLLPA, via the coding sequence ATGTTTATGATCGTTGCACCCATATTTCTGGTTATATTTATTGGGTATTGTTTTGGGCGTTTGCGTCCTGACAGTGGGCTTTCCGATAAATTAATCAATGATTATGTCCTCTATATTGCACTCCCTGCCTTATTGTTTCTTGCCATTGCGCGAGCCGATATCAGTGAATTACAACAGTGGGGGTTTATTGCTGCTACGCTTGTGGGTATTTGTGTTGTGTATGTTTTGGGCATGTTGTTGGCAAAAGTCATGGGGGTTAGTTTACCGCAATCCTCGATACTGAGCATGGGGGCATGTTACGGTACAACGGGATATATGGGGGTGCCAATACTGATTGCAGTTTATGGTGAATCCGCGGCGCTACCTGCGGCTATTGCGACAATCTTGCATAACATTCCTGCGATCATGGCGGTTATCATTACTTACGATATTTTTTCGACTCATCGATCGGCAGGAAAAATATCCATTCACCAAAGCTTCATTGGGGCATTAAAGACGACATTCAGCAATCCCTTGACTATCTCTGTGATTGCGGGATTGATTTTTGTTGGTTTCGGTCTTCCCGTTCCACGGTTTTTACAAACATTTGCGGAATTTCTTGGCCATGCCGCAGGTCCAACCGCACTGTTTGCTTTGGGATTAGGGTTATCTCGACTGAAGGTCAAAGAACATATCAACGGAGAAGCGTTAAAATTAGCGCTACCGATGCTGTTACTCAAACTAGGGGTACAGCCATTGATTACGTTTATCTGTGCTTATTTTCTATTCGGTATGCAGCAGGTCAATGATATTTGGCTAATTACCGCGATTGTCATGGCTGCACAGCCTATCGGCGCGGGCGTTTATGTTTTTGCCAATAAATATGGCTTTAAACAGGAAGTGATTTCTTTTTCCATTATCATTTCTCTGCTTATTGCCCTGGTCACAATACCCACTATTTTACAATTACTCCCTGCATGA
- a CDS encoding isopropylmalate synthase, translated as MALLTLPKNHKPRFSNFNIDGILDETLREGSERCPFAVQTDRKIPLISTIFETGIRDIVFGSGPKDPTDLASVIKQLVHKNKLPSDAKFSFIMLLNCHEPLMKQFKYFPDEFKKYVTISFGMVSHKSDEKTFERATEELRSYGFTNFRVSLLNNFSSGVDEISYEKIIKEIDRTLRMDINVVRINDSLGTIYPEAMAILAANLRHDYPLTNFCLHAHNDRGLGLQNALVSIYNGFNLIEGGFAGTGNRSGLPAIEILNFIFKEKSISIKDKYLDSSLVLEAARLTERTFLSIPDLYKPVSGHIVEQENMGVANIPSFLGAARDIPYFLNSIGLHDATLQKIMSDEGLFDAANDPNLVQQVKARFDNMLTEIYSRKEKEFEQIRNQLDQFYATDVLYTSSVGKYTREFLK; from the coding sequence ATGGCTCTATTAACATTACCTAAGAATCATAAACCACGATTCTCAAATTTTAATATTGATGGTATTTTGGATGAGACATTGAGAGAAGGCTCTGAAAGATGTCCTTTTGCGGTTCAAACAGATAGAAAAATCCCCTTAATATCAACTATATTTGAAACAGGAATAAGAGATATCGTTTTTGGATCAGGTCCAAAAGACCCAACAGATTTAGCTTCTGTTATAAAGCAACTTGTTCATAAAAATAAACTCCCCTCTGACGCTAAATTTTCGTTTATCATGTTATTAAATTGCCATGAACCTCTTATGAAGCAATTTAAATATTTTCCTGATGAATTTAAAAAATATGTAACTATAAGTTTTGGAATGGTTTCACATAAATCAGATGAAAAAACATTTGAAAGAGCAACTGAAGAGCTTCGTAGTTATGGTTTTACAAATTTTAGAGTGAGTTTGCTCAACAATTTTAGTTCAGGGGTGGATGAAATCTCTTATGAAAAAATAATAAAAGAGATTGATCGCACACTACGCATGGATATCAATGTCGTGCGAATTAATGATTCATTAGGCACAATCTATCCTGAAGCAATGGCTATACTGGCTGCTAACCTACGCCATGATTACCCTTTAACCAACTTTTGTCTGCATGCACATAATGATAGAGGCTTGGGATTACAAAATGCGTTAGTCTCTATTTATAACGGCTTCAATTTAATTGAAGGGGGATTTGCTGGTACTGGGAATAGATCTGGATTGCCCGCAATTGAAATTCTAAATTTCATTTTCAAAGAGAAATCAATCTCTATTAAGGATAAATATCTTGATAGTTCTCTTGTATTGGAAGCCGCACGATTAACTGAACGTACATTTTTATCCATCCCTGATTTGTATAAACCAGTCAGTGGACATATTGTTGAGCAAGAAAATATGGGCGTAGCTAACATTCCTTCATTCCTTGGTGCTGCCCGTGATATCCCTTATTTTTTGAACAGTATAGGATTACATGACGCAACATTACAAAAAATCATGTCTGATGAAGGATTGTTTGATGCTGCAAATGATCCTAATCTTGTTCAGCAAGTAAAAGCAAGATTTGATAACATGTTAACTGAAATCTATTCAAGAAAAGAAAAAGAATTTGAGCAAATTAGAAATCAGTTAGATCAGTTCTATGCGACAGACGTTTTATATACATCTTCTGTTGGAAAATATACTAGAGAGTTCTTAAAATAA